One stretch of Prochlorococcus marinus XMU1402 DNA includes these proteins:
- a CDS encoding class I SAM-dependent methyltransferase, which produces MKLTKKDLNNVIDRYTKRFLEFGHDPKSLGWDKGKQFLRYHILIENLNLENSTILDLGCGFGDANYLLKQIVSDYIYLGIDIVPVLINEANKVWEEDLKINFINDDFLSFDFSDNFDYVISSGMFNFKLNDIDNYIFIENTLKKAFKIAKKAVSFDFLSNNVDYEYKHTFHSNPSKILEIAYSLTKRVRLRNDYMPFEFSITLFKDDTFDSSDTIFKNYKIENPFVKIS; this is translated from the coding sequence TTGAAATTAACAAAAAAAGATTTAAATAATGTTATCGATAGATATACAAAAAGGTTTTTAGAGTTTGGACATGACCCTAAATCATTGGGTTGGGATAAAGGTAAACAGTTCTTAAGATACCATATATTAATAGAAAATTTAAACTTGGAAAATTCAACCATCCTTGATTTAGGTTGTGGTTTTGGGGACGCAAACTATTTATTAAAACAAATTGTTTCGGACTATATTTATTTAGGAATAGATATAGTTCCTGTTCTTATTAATGAAGCTAATAAGGTATGGGAGGAAGACTTAAAAATTAATTTTATAAATGACGATTTTCTTTCTTTTGATTTTAGTGATAATTTTGATTATGTAATTTCCTCTGGGATGTTTAATTTTAAATTAAATGATATTGATAACTATATTTTCATTGAGAATACCCTTAAAAAAGCTTTTAAAATTGCAAAAAAAGCAGTCTCTTTTGATTTCCTCTCTAATAATGTTGATTATGAATATAAGCATACTTTTCATTCTAATCCTTCCAAAATACTTGAAATTGCTTACTCATTAACTAAAAGAGTTAGGCTAAGAAATGATTATATGCCATTTGAATTCTCAATAACTCTTTTTAAAGATGATACTTTTGATTCTTCAGATACTATTTTTAAAAATTATAAAATTGAGAATCCATTTGTTAAGATTTCTTAA
- a CDS encoding cytidylyltransferase domain-containing protein produces MDDQKVTVFLGARSGSTRCKGKNFRPFTTDGKSLISLKIEQIIKIDVASEIIFSSNCENSLSQVLPYSKFDRRIKIIKRNHDLCKSDTPVEDFIKHVGSVSSSTNVMWVHATSPFIDENIYKKALNEYLNNNKFDSMFSVNKLQNFIWDQDKLSIINNDGKWVNTQSLKPLYEINHGFYLLKKDKLLKGHRIGQLPSLFICHGNQCIDIDTEDDFQYAQFLQKSIEASQSKNI; encoded by the coding sequence TTGGATGATCAGAAAGTTACTGTATTCCTTGGCGCTAGATCAGGTAGCACGAGATGTAAAGGTAAAAATTTTCGTCCTTTCACTACAGATGGTAAGTCATTAATTTCACTAAAGATAGAGCAAATAATAAAAATTGATGTTGCCTCAGAAATTATTTTTTCATCTAATTGTGAGAATTCTTTGTCTCAAGTTTTGCCTTATTCCAAATTTGATAGAAGAATAAAGATAATTAAAAGAAATCATGATCTCTGTAAATCAGATACTCCTGTCGAAGATTTTATAAAACATGTAGGTTCAGTCTCATCTAGTACAAATGTAATGTGGGTTCATGCAACATCACCATTTATAGATGAAAATATCTATAAAAAGGCATTAAATGAATATTTAAACAATAATAAGTTTGATTCCATGTTTAGCGTTAATAAACTGCAAAATTTTATTTGGGATCAAGACAAGCTATCCATCATAAATAATGATGGTAAATGGGTAAATACACAAAGTCTAAAGCCTCTTTATGAAATAAATCATGGTTTTTATCTCTTAAAAAAAGATAAATTATTAAAAGGTCATCGAATTGGTCAATTACCCTCTTTATTCATTTGTCATGGGAATCAATGCATTGATATTGATACAGAAGATGACTTTCAATACGCTCAATTTTTACAGAAGTCTATTGAAGCATCACAAAGCAAAAATATTTAA
- a CDS encoding 3-dehydroquinate synthase family protein has product MRDIEAYSDTSYSYKIILTSELEDIEQIIFDKLKKYPLLVVFIDNGITRIDPANNFLEMLQRCANNAGSKLIKKKLESGKHRKTLSIINDLTDWLVDRCVQRDSLFIAMGGGVVGDVVGLLSSLYFRGISLWHVPTNMLSMSDSSIGGKTGVNTTRHVNTLGTYKHPELNIMYTKFIDTIPDREFYAGLAEIIKISLLKKGPLFNLLNSVDSKDNKIRSNPKLLEEILFHSIRYKLFFTKDDIEENSKRLFLNVGHTFGHSIESIQSFNSEEYYRHGEAVALGLVVCARLSKIILNSHIEEVILSILPKFNLPIKLTSEFIKLVSEKDDFNILENLTETTLMDKKGLNGELRLILFDNYSQPVIYKTNNMELISKAYRFIVPF; this is encoded by the coding sequence ATGAGAGATATAGAAGCTTATTCTGACACTAGTTATAGTTATAAAATAATTTTAACAAGTGAATTAGAAGACATAGAGCAAATTATTTTTGATAAATTAAAAAAATATCCTTTATTAGTAGTATTTATAGATAATGGAATTACAAGAATTGATCCTGCAAATAATTTTTTAGAGATGCTTCAAAGGTGTGCTAATAATGCTGGATCAAAATTAATAAAAAAAAAATTGGAGTCTGGAAAGCATCGTAAAACTTTATCTATCATAAATGATTTAACAGACTGGCTAGTAGATAGATGTGTCCAAAGAGATAGCTTATTTATTGCTATGGGAGGTGGAGTTGTAGGTGATGTTGTAGGTTTATTATCATCTTTATATTTCAGAGGTATTTCTCTTTGGCATGTTCCAACAAACATGCTGTCAATGTCAGATTCATCTATCGGCGGAAAAACCGGTGTTAATACTACAAGACATGTAAATACTTTAGGCACATATAAGCATCCAGAGTTAAATATAATGTATACGAAATTTATTGATACTATTCCTGATAGAGAATTTTATGCTGGATTGGCTGAAATCATAAAAATATCCTTATTAAAAAAAGGACCTCTATTTAATTTATTGAATAGTGTTGATTCTAAAGATAATAAGATTCGATCTAATCCTAAGTTGCTTGAAGAAATATTATTTCACTCTATCAGATATAAGTTGTTCTTTACTAAAGATGATATAGAAGAAAATTCAAAACGACTTTTTTTAAATGTAGGTCATACTTTTGGTCATTCAATTGAAAGTATACAAAGTTTTAATTCAGAAGAATATTATAGACATGGAGAAGCCGTTGCTTTGGGACTAGTTGTATGTGCAAGATTAAGTAAAATAATTCTAAATTCTCATATAGAAGAAGTTATACTTTCAATTTTGCCTAAGTTTAATCTTCCAATTAAACTTACTTCTGAATTTATTAAATTGGTCTCCGAGAAAGATGATTTTAATATTCTAGAGAATCTAACTGAAACAACATTGATGGATAAAAAAGGTTTAAACGGTGAATTAAGACTTATTCTTTTTGATAATTATTCTCAACCTGTTATTTACAAGACTAACAATATGGAATTAATCTCTAAGGCTTATAGATTTATCGTGCCATTTTAG
- a CDS encoding sulfotransferase domain-containing protein — translation MLIQIDGWYAGGKSVLWALLDSHPDIFVSPIHEYSYAPFLNINNKDEFILKKHITKLRQTLAKSEYYKLEKVMNEGKYLIYLSTNEIIEFPYKTDFYTIDRNFSKELLNMKEWTVESICLSLYKNIHNVHRNSSTNPKYYATMSHPESYLYYEKIPSLIPCMKSITVKRDVKNIVASRTNRKERPNDLNQAKAFRVPFEKILNTNEIEKILHYYSTIDKLSELYPEKFMSVSLTDLIDDRYITMKKVASFLNIKFSDSLLTATREGIELKNDKLSFLEKENDTFIDLLTRNEIKTVNWRYNFAKFHKKPFYPFSLLNIIKSIYKFFRNKK, via the coding sequence ATGTTAATTCAAATTGATGGCTGGTATGCAGGTGGCAAAAGTGTACTTTGGGCACTTCTAGATTCTCATCCAGATATTTTTGTTAGCCCAATCCATGAATATTCATATGCACCATTTTTAAATATCAATAATAAAGATGAATTTATTCTCAAAAAACATATTACAAAATTACGTCAAACTTTAGCAAAATCTGAATATTATAAATTAGAAAAAGTTATGAATGAAGGTAAATATCTCATATATTTATCTACCAATGAGATTATTGAATTTCCTTATAAAACTGATTTTTATACTATTGATAGAAATTTTTCAAAAGAGTTATTAAATATGAAAGAATGGACTGTAGAATCAATTTGCTTATCTCTCTATAAAAATATTCATAATGTGCATAGAAATAGTAGTACAAATCCAAAATATTACGCAACAATGAGCCATCCCGAATCCTATTTGTATTATGAAAAAATACCATCTTTAATACCTTGCATGAAGTCTATTACCGTTAAAAGAGATGTAAAAAATATTGTTGCTTCAAGAACAAATAGGAAAGAAAGACCTAATGATCTAAATCAAGCGAAAGCATTTCGGGTCCCATTTGAGAAAATTTTAAATACAAATGAAATAGAAAAAATCCTTCATTATTATTCGACAATTGATAAACTTTCTGAACTTTATCCAGAAAAATTTATGAGCGTTAGTTTAACTGATTTAATAGATGATAGATATATTACTATGAAAAAAGTTGCATCTTTTTTAAACATTAAATTTTCAGATTCTTTACTTACTGCGACAAGAGAAGGAATTGAATTGAAAAATGATAAATTGTCTTTTCTTGAAAAAGAAAATGATACTTTTATTGATTTATTAACTAGAAATGAAATAAAGACTGTTAATTGGAGATATAATTTTGCAAAATTTCATAAAAAACCATTTTATCCATTTTCATTATTAAACATAATTAAATCAATTTATAAATTTTTCCGAAATAAAAAATAA
- a CDS encoding ATP-grasp domain-containing protein: MQHSVLVVGGGKWQIPLLQKLKQYGFYVICTNLLDNSPGFKYSDKSYVLDIRDKESNLEIAKKHNILMAFTDQTDIAVPTVAYINEKLSLDGVGIDVADLFTDKYKMRQQLKAPGLFHPKFRLCKSENELQDFYESIKSDVIIKPVDSQSSRGVYVIKENEKIDHIFANSLKYSRKKALIVEEFINGIEITVEGFKGRNKSHNTLCVSRKSHFPHTFGVANSLTYEPSFDWIDRSKIATINDLIYEMLPFGLTHTEYIFSKKKLYLVEAAIRGGGTNVSSHIVPSLTGCDYLSTFIEESLFRIDLKSSNNKYIPRKYSYALLEFLEIAPGILSSFNINRKKIMKNLNILDFDIKLKPNHKINLPCDDSSRLGYYIGVSNSKEELNKLKQHVIENIKLNYDFKI, translated from the coding sequence GTGCAGCATTCTGTATTGGTTGTTGGTGGTGGAAAATGGCAAATACCACTTTTACAAAAACTAAAACAATATGGTTTTTATGTTATTTGCACAAATTTATTAGATAATTCACCGGGATTTAAATATTCTGATAAATCTTATGTATTAGACATTAGAGATAAAGAATCTAATTTGGAAATTGCTAAAAAGCATAATATATTAATGGCTTTTACTGATCAAACAGATATTGCTGTTCCAACAGTAGCTTATATAAATGAAAAACTTTCTTTAGATGGAGTAGGAATTGATGTTGCTGATTTATTTACTGATAAATATAAAATGCGACAACAATTAAAAGCTCCAGGATTATTTCATCCAAAATTTAGATTATGTAAAAGTGAAAATGAATTACAAGATTTCTACGAATCCATCAAATCAGATGTAATTATCAAACCAGTTGACTCTCAATCCAGCAGAGGAGTTTATGTCATTAAAGAAAATGAAAAAATTGATCATATATTCGCAAATTCACTAAAATACTCAAGAAAAAAAGCTTTGATAGTTGAAGAATTTATAAATGGTATAGAAATAACTGTAGAGGGTTTTAAAGGCAGAAATAAGTCTCATAATACGTTATGTGTCTCAAGGAAATCTCATTTTCCTCATACTTTTGGAGTCGCAAATTCATTAACATATGAACCAAGTTTTGACTGGATTGACAGGTCAAAAATAGCTACTATAAATGATCTAATATATGAAATGCTTCCATTTGGGTTAACACATACAGAATATATTTTTTCGAAAAAAAAACTCTATCTAGTAGAAGCAGCAATTCGAGGAGGAGGTACTAATGTATCCTCTCACATAGTTCCCTCATTAACTGGCTGTGACTATCTATCTACTTTTATTGAAGAATCATTATTCAGAATTGACCTAAAGTCATCTAATAATAAATACATCCCTAGGAAATATTCATATGCATTACTTGAATTCTTAGAAATTGCCCCTGGAATATTAAGTTCATTTAATATAAATCGAAAAAAAATAATGAAAAATTTAAATATACTAGACTTTGATATAAAGTTGAAACCTAACCATAAAATCAATTTACCCTGTGATGATAGTTCTAGATTGGGTTATTACATTGGAGTATCAAATTCAAAGGAAGAATTGAATAAATTAAAACAACATGTTATTGAAAATATAAAGTTAAACTATGATTTTAAAATTTAA